From the genome of Erinaceus europaeus chromosome 1, mEriEur2.1, whole genome shotgun sequence:
TATAAACACACGTCCATTCTTCAGGTTCCAGTCAAAGTCTTTGGGATTATAGTTGTTTATGGCCTTTAGCTTTTCCAGCACTGGATGCACTTCTACACTGGAAGGTGAAGCACTGACAGGAACAACACCTAAACCAAAGTTTTCACCGCCTGCTCCATTGCTCTGGTTGAAAACAGCTCCCCTATTCCGAGGAGCTACCCAACGGTTCTGTAGCTGCTGCGGCTGGGCCTGTACTTGGTGAGGCTGGGCCTGTGGCTGAGGTCCTTGTTGCTGTGGTGGTTGTGGTGGCTGAGGCTGCTGTTGAGGCAGTTGGCTTTGCACCAATGGTGGTGGTTGAATTAATGGCTGAGGCTGCTGGATTATAGTCTGAGGAGGCAGAACTGGTTGGGTTGGTGGAGCCTTTACCACCGACCCCTTTTCATCCCAAGTTCCAATATTCATGTTGTGTTTTATAGGTGGTGGGGGCACAGCAGGGCCCCCGATTCCCACATTGCCCTTCGGTTTAAGTTTCGGCTGAGGTTTGGCAGGCTTTCTGGCAATAGCAGCCCAGGAGGTCGGTTTAGGCGCTGCACTGCTAACTGGGGGTACATTGTTAGTTGCGATGCTGGTCATACCACTGCTGCTCAAAGCTGTACCTACAGTTTTTGTCACTGCAGCTGTCAAATCACCACCAATTTTCAGTCCAGTCATGCCTTGCTCAATACTGCTAATACCAGGCACCTTACTCAAAGTATCACTGCCAAATCCAGCCTGTCCATCAGTAATAGCTCTCCCAAGAGAACTAGGTGGATAACCATAACTGCTACTATAAGCAGAACTTTGTGTTGATTGTCCCTGAGATCCACTTGTCCCCCATGTAGAGAAATCAGCATTACCAGGAAAAAAGTTAAATCCATGTTGACCAAGAAATGGAGGGGTATTTCCTAATGCCCCAGGTTGACTGAACACACCATCTGGTATATAATGATGTTCTCCATTACTCATTTGTCCATAGGTTGTCAGATATGGCATAGGTTGGTCTCCGGCCGTGGACCATGCTGCTTCCCCAAGAGAATATGGAAATCCAATGGATGGAGCATAGTAACTAGGCATGTATGGATCGGACATTGGTGGATAGCTGTTACTCTGCAAAACAGAAAAGATCAGAATCAGCATCAAAATGATCTTGGAAGACTAGCAGAAAAAAATACCCAAAAGACTTACTATCAGCTTtaataaaccaaacttgcatgtgAGAGGTACGAGGTCTGGCCCTAGTACCACAAACAGCCAGAGTTAACTGGTGCTTCAGTCATAAACAGAGccataaacaaaccaatggatAAATAGGAGGGAACGTGCAaagtaatggttctgcaaaaggctttcatgccaaaggctccaatgtcccaggttcaataactaGCACCATCATATGTCAGAATTCAGCAGTGCTCTATTCTATctcagtaaagagaaaaaaaaatgcaaataaaatgaaaaatacaaattCAATATTATCAACAGTGTTATTTGCTGAGGCATATTATCAGTTTAAAATGTTTGTGTTAaagcagtgtttctctctcccagtcTGTGCACCTCCTGCCATGTGAGGTTATACGGacttctgctttcccttgctttTAACAACCCCATTTAATAAGCTGCttttaaaatgcttaaaaaataataattttaaaaatattaacaatgaAAGTAAGTATATTGCAATTACCAAAgtcacctctctcttttttttttagaaggcgGCTCAGAAAGACAGgcattatttttgcttttaaaagtCAGGTTCTCTGGCACAATGCTCTCATCTAAAAAAAgctgttttaaaaatgtttgtaaGCTGTATATAAACAAGTTATCAGGGAccgcgtggtggcacacctggttgagcccacgttatagtgcacaaggacccaggttccagtccctggtccccacctgcagggggaaagcttcacgagtagtgaagcagtgctgcaggtgtctctctgtctccctccatctctatatcgccccatccctcttgatttctggctgtctttatccaataaataaataaagataataaaattaagaaaaaagttatCATATACTGTCAGTCATCTTTTTACACAAATTATAGAAttacaaaaaaacaacataaCAGAATTCAGCTCAGCAATTATATTTCTTATTTTGATGATAAAAACTTCTCACACCATGAGGAAAACAAGTCAAAATAATACTTGCACAATGGTTCAAATGCTCACTTTCTTTTGCCTactaattttgaaaaagaaacacatttttcTTTATGACTTTCTAATGGTGCAATAACAGCTGTCTTTTTGTACTCACGGATCTTCCAAACTGTACAATAAAGTTATCACCTTCTTATTAAACTGCTA
Proteins encoded in this window:
- the YTHDF3 gene encoding YTH domain-containing family protein 3 isoform X3; its protein translation is MEPPWRRPKGQGNKVSVQNGSIHQKDAVNDDDFEPYLSSQTNQSNSYPPMSDPYMPSYYAPSIGFPYSLGEAAWSTAGDQPMPYLTTYGQMSNGEHHYIPDGVFSQPGALGNTPPFLGQHGFNFFPGNADFSTWGTSGSQGQSTQSSAYSSSYGYPPSSLGRAITDGQAGFGSDTLSKVPGISSIEQGMTGLKIGGDLTAAVTKTVGTALSSSGMTSIATNNVPPVSSAAPKPTSWAAIARKPAKPQPKLKPKGNVGIGGPAVPPPPIKHNMNIGTWDEKGSVVKAPPTQPVLPPQTIIQQPQPLIQPPPLVQSQLPQQQPQPPQPPQQQGPQPQAQPHQVQAQPQQLQNRWVAPRNRGAVFNQSNGAGGENFGLGVVPVSASPSSVEVHPVLEKLKAINNYNPKDFDWNLKNGRVFIIKSYSEDDIHRSIKYSIWCSTEHGNKRLDAAYRSLNGKGPLYLLFSVNGSGHFCGVAEMKSVVDYNAYAGVWSQDKWKGKFEVKWIFVKDVPNNQLRHIRLENNDNKPVTNSRDTQEVPLEKAKQVLKIIATFKHTTSIFDDFAHYEKRQEEEEAMRRERNRNKQ
- the YTHDF3 gene encoding YTH domain-containing family protein 3 isoform X5 produces the protein MSDPYMPSYYAPSIGFPYSLGEAAWSTAGDQPMPYLTTYGQMSNGEHHYIPDGVFSQPGALGNTPPFLGQHGFNFFPGNADFSTWGTSGSQGQSTQSSAYSSSYGYPPSSLGRAITDGQAGFGSDTLSKVPGISSIEQGMTGLKIGGDLTAAVTKTVGTALSSSGMTSIATNNVPPVSSAAPKPTSWAAIARKPAKPQPKLKPKGNVGIGGPAVPPPPIKHNMNIGTWDEKGSVVKAPPTQPVLPPQTIIQQPQPLIQPPPLVQSQLPQQQPQPPQPPQQQGPQPQAQPHQVQAQPQQLQNRWVAPRNRGAVFNQSNGAGGENFGLGVVPVSASPSSVEVHPVLEKLKAINNYNPKDFDWNLKNGRVFIIKSYSEDDIHRSIKYSIWCSTEHGNKRLDAAYRSLNGKGPLYLLFSVNGSGHFCGVAEMKSVVDYNAYAGVWSQDKWKGKFEVKWIFVKDVPNNQLRHIRLENNDNKPVTNSRDTQEVPLEKAKQVLKIIATFKHTTSIFDDFAHYEKRQEEEEAMRRERNRNKQ
- the YTHDF3 gene encoding YTH domain-containing family protein 3 isoform X1 — encoded protein: MFYVDLTLLHRAEETGEESFSVQNGSIHQKDAVNDDDFEPYLSSQTNQSNSYPPMSDPYMPSYYAPSIGFPYSLGEAAWSTAGDQPMPYLTTYGQMSNGEHHYIPDGVFSQPGALGNTPPFLGQHGFNFFPGNADFSTWGTSGSQGQSTQSSAYSSSYGYPPSSLGRAITDGQAGFGSDTLSKVPGISSIEQGMTGLKIGGDLTAAVTKTVGTALSSSGMTSIATNNVPPVSSAAPKPTSWAAIARKPAKPQPKLKPKGNVGIGGPAVPPPPIKHNMNIGTWDEKGSVVKAPPTQPVLPPQTIIQQPQPLIQPPPLVQSQLPQQQPQPPQPPQQQGPQPQAQPHQVQAQPQQLQNRWVAPRNRGAVFNQSNGAGGENFGLGVVPVSASPSSVEVHPVLEKLKAINNYNPKDFDWNLKNGRVFIIKSYSEDDIHRSIKYSIWCSTEHGNKRLDAAYRSLNGKGPLYLLFSVNGSGHFCGVAEMKSVVDYNAYAGVWSQDKWKGKFEVKWIFVKDVPNNQLRHIRLENNDNKPVTNSRDTQEVPLEKAKQVLKIIATFKHTTSIFDDFAHYEKRQEEEEAMRRERNRNKQ
- the YTHDF3 gene encoding YTH domain-containing family protein 3 isoform X4, with amino-acid sequence MSATSVDQSNSYPPMSDPYMPSYYAPSIGFPYSLGEAAWSTAGDQPMPYLTTYGQMSNGEHHYIPDGVFSQPGALGNTPPFLGQHGFNFFPGNADFSTWGTSGSQGQSTQSSAYSSSYGYPPSSLGRAITDGQAGFGSDTLSKVPGISSIEQGMTGLKIGGDLTAAVTKTVGTALSSSGMTSIATNNVPPVSSAAPKPTSWAAIARKPAKPQPKLKPKGNVGIGGPAVPPPPIKHNMNIGTWDEKGSVVKAPPTQPVLPPQTIIQQPQPLIQPPPLVQSQLPQQQPQPPQPPQQQGPQPQAQPHQVQAQPQQLQNRWVAPRNRGAVFNQSNGAGGENFGLGVVPVSASPSSVEVHPVLEKLKAINNYNPKDFDWNLKNGRVFIIKSYSEDDIHRSIKYSIWCSTEHGNKRLDAAYRSLNGKGPLYLLFSVNGSGHFCGVAEMKSVVDYNAYAGVWSQDKWKGKFEVKWIFVKDVPNNQLRHIRLENNDNKPVTNSRDTQEVPLEKAKQVLKIIATFKHTTSIFDDFAHYEKRQEEEEAMRRERNRNKQ
- the YTHDF3 gene encoding YTH domain-containing family protein 3 isoform X2 — translated: MSATSVDQRPKGQGNKVSVQNGSIHQKDAVNDDDFEPYLSSQTNQSNSYPPMSDPYMPSYYAPSIGFPYSLGEAAWSTAGDQPMPYLTTYGQMSNGEHHYIPDGVFSQPGALGNTPPFLGQHGFNFFPGNADFSTWGTSGSQGQSTQSSAYSSSYGYPPSSLGRAITDGQAGFGSDTLSKVPGISSIEQGMTGLKIGGDLTAAVTKTVGTALSSSGMTSIATNNVPPVSSAAPKPTSWAAIARKPAKPQPKLKPKGNVGIGGPAVPPPPIKHNMNIGTWDEKGSVVKAPPTQPVLPPQTIIQQPQPLIQPPPLVQSQLPQQQPQPPQPPQQQGPQPQAQPHQVQAQPQQLQNRWVAPRNRGAVFNQSNGAGGENFGLGVVPVSASPSSVEVHPVLEKLKAINNYNPKDFDWNLKNGRVFIIKSYSEDDIHRSIKYSIWCSTEHGNKRLDAAYRSLNGKGPLYLLFSVNGSGHFCGVAEMKSVVDYNAYAGVWSQDKWKGKFEVKWIFVKDVPNNQLRHIRLENNDNKPVTNSRDTQEVPLEKAKQVLKIIATFKHTTSIFDDFAHYEKRQEEEEAMRRERNRNKQ